The DNA window ATCTGCCATCAGAATGTCGTGGCTCAGTCTCACCTGTCTTCCTCCCAAGCTCGGTCGAGAACGGTGACCGGCATGATCAGATGCCATTGTTCCACCAGACGTCCAGCGGAGGCCCGGCCTCGATCAACATAGTGGAGACCGCGCGGAACGCCCGTCCGCAAGCGCTCCAGAACGCCGCTGTCCACCGCAAACTGCTCTGCGTGCTGTTCCAGAAAGAACCCAACCTTGGCGATTGTCGTCGCATTCCCCAATGCCAGCGCGTATGTGACCACAGACTCCAGGTCCAGGGAGGACATCACTTCCAGAGATCGCCATACTTCCTCCCAGCCGCCGGACAGGCCGACCCGATCGAGGACATCGACGAGCGTCCGCTCGCGCGACGTGACATGGACCAACGTGGTACCCCTGAACCCCTCATCGGCCATCATGTTCTCTCGATGGCCGTTCACCAGCACGCGGGGGAATGGCACTGGAGCATACGTGATGCCCCAGAATACCAACGGGCGCTGGCCAACACCAGTCAGATATGTCATCCGACTGTGGACGCTGTATGCAACTCCATGGTACTCCAGTGCCGTATGGTAGGCCAGAACAGCATCAGTGGCCATCTTGGCAGCGACGGCCATGGGGTCGGTGACTGCTCCAGCAGGGCCAACCCCCGCCGGCACCGTAACGAAGAGCTCACGACGAACTCTGACGAGGCGACCAGCCTGAACGTACTGCTTCAGCAATGTGTCACGTGTCAGTGTTGCTGATGGCACGTCGCCATCATGAGCTACCGCAAACTCACGGTACGTGAACACTTTGTGGGTATCAATGAACTCTCGAACTCGCATCTCGACCTCTTACTTGACATCTATGTTGGTTACTGGTACTTAATATACCAATTACTCACAGCAGTGTCAAGTACGTAGTGGTAGTCATGCTTGTGGACACGTCCAGAACGCACCGAGAGGTTCCCGCCCTCGTGCGAACAACGGAGGGAAGACCACCTCGTGTAGCGTCATCCTCGCGCAGGCGGAATTCATCTTGCGACGTCATTCCCGCGCATGCGGGAATCCAGTCTTGATCCGGCGTACTTACCACGTTGGCTAGGTGCACCCCTCGCATTGGAAGAACATGCTCGGGGGCTCTTTACCAGCTGACCCCATATCAGCGAATGCCAACACCCGCTTCCAAAGTGCTCATCGGCGCTCAGTTGACCAAATGACGAGGTCCCTTGTCATTTGGGCCGACCATGGTATGCTTGCACCAGATAGAGGAGGTATCCGCGATAGACATTGAGATCTTCAACATGCGCAATCCGTGGCGTACCGGCCGTCCATTTGAGCATTCCTGGCTTCCACGCCGTGAGCTGGAAACGCTTGCCGGCTGGATGGACAACCCGTACGTTGTCGTCGTCACCGGGGCGCGGCAGGCCGGCAAGACGACCCTGCTGTCCATGCTCGTCCAGCGGCTGCTTGCGACTGGCGTGCCTCCAGCCGACATCTTCTACTTCAGTGTGGACGACCTTGGGGCGGCCGAGCTCTTCAGCAATCCGGGAGACCTCCTGCGATTCCTGCGGGATGCCAAAAGTGGTCCGCGCGCCTACATCCTCATCGACGAAGTCCAGCGCCTCCCGAACCCCGGTCTGGCCCTGAAGGTTCTGTATGATCTGGGCGCCGGCATCAAGATCGTCGTGTCCGGTTCATCGTCGCTGGAGATCCGCAGCACCACGCGCGAGCACCTGGTTGGGCGGTCAC is part of the Coprothermobacter sp. genome and encodes:
- a CDS encoding transcriptional regulator → MRVREFIDTHKVFTYREFAVAHDGDVPSATLTRDTLLKQYVQAGRLVRVRRELFVTVPAGVGPAGAVTDPMAVAAKMATDAVLAYHTALEYHGVAYSVHSRMTYLTGVGQRPLVFWGITYAPVPFPRVLVNGHRENMMADEGFRGTTLVHVTSRERTLVDVLDRVGLSGGWEEVWRSLEVMSSLDLESVVTYALALGNATTIAKVGFFLEQHAEQFAVDSGVLERLRTGVPRGLHYVDRGRASAGRLVEQWHLIMPVTVLDRAWEEDR